The sequence GCTCCTCAGAACAACGCAAAAATTTGATCATTTCCCCTTCCTCTGTTTTCAGAGCTTCACATGCCTTTGCAATATCTATCTCATTGTCAAGCTGCGCTATCACATGCTGAATATCCGGACCACTCTTACAGGGAGTAATAGACCTTATTTCCATAGTTACCAAAAACCCGTTTTAAAAATTTAAATTAAAAATAAAAAAGTCAAAAAGAAACTATCAGGAGATGAAATCCACCGTGACGCTTTCAACATCCCAGAGAGCTTCCAGTTTCTCAACGATATCCTCTTTTATTGCAGCTGCAAACTGGTGATGGGACGGAAGGTCAAGCACTACACGCACATTACCTTCATCGACCGTGATCTTCATCACAAGTTCGGTTCTGATGATATCCAGGCCCTTGATAGGGTTCATCACATGTTTCAGGCGCCTTTTGACAACTTCCTCATCGGTTGTTTCTTTCTCAACGACCAGACCATGCTTTTCTTCATAGTCACGTATAGCGGACCTAAGACCTTCTACTGCCAGGACAGAACAATGCGCTTTGACCGCAGGAAGCCCTCCAAGTGCTTCTGCAGCCTCCTTCCATGTGATCTTCTTAGCATCCTCCAGGGTCTTTCCTTTTGCAAGGTCAGTAATAATAGAAGCTGTAGCAATGTTGGATGCACAACCATATGATT comes from Methanococcoides sp. AM1 and encodes:
- a CDS encoding iron-sulfur cluster assembly scaffold protein, with amino-acid sequence MNFPYSKEVLEHFKNPHNVGKMDDPDGKGLEGSAACGDMVAVYLKVNTDTLVIEDISFESYGCASNIATASIITDLAKGKTLEDAKKITWKEAAEALGGLPAVKAHCSVLAVEGLRSAIRDYEEKHGLVVEKETTDEEVVKRRLKHVMNPIKGLDIIRTELVMKITVDEGNVRVVLDLPSHHQFAAAIKEDIVEKLEALWDVESVTVDFIS